From the Pseudomonas lalucatii genome, the window GACACGGCGCCGACTATCTCGTCGATGCTCTCGCTCTTCATGCGCAGGCCCATGAGGAAGGCGCCGATCTGCGCATCGCTGCACTGGCCGGTCATGATCTCGCGCATCACGTCCTGCATTTCCTCGGTGGACAGGTCGAGCTGGTCGACCACCCGGTTGAGGGCTTCCTTGATATTCATTGGCGCACGCCTCCTTGTTGCTTGAGGAAGTTGGCGAAGAGCTCGTGGCCCTGCTCGGTGAGAATGGATTCGGGGTGGAACTGCACGCCCTCGATGTTCAGAGTCCTGTGGCGCAGGCCCATGATCTCGTCGCGCGAGCCGTCCTCGTGCTGGGTCCAGGCGGTGACCTCCAGGCAGTCCGGCAGGCTGTCGTGCTTGACCACCAGGGAATGATAGCGGGTCACCGTCAGCGGCATGTTGAGGCCGGCGAATACCCCCTGGTGCGCGTGGAACACCGGGCTGGTCTTGCCGTGCATCACCTGGCGCGCGCGCACCACCTGGCCGCCGAAGGCCTGGCCGATGCTCTGGTGGCCCAGGCAGACGCCGAGGATCGGCAGCTTGCCGGCGAAGTGCTCGATCACCGCCAGCGACACGCCGGCCTCGGTCGGCGTGCAGGGCCCAGGCGAGACCACGATACGCTCGGGCTTGAGCGCCGCAATCTCGGCGACGCTCAGCTCGTCGTTGCGGATGACGTGGACGTCCGCCCCCAGCTCGCCGAGGTACTGCACCACGTTGTAGGTAAAGGAGTCGTAGTTATCGATCATCAGCAGCATGGCGGGACTCCCTTATTCACTGGTCTGTTCGGCGAGGGCGACGGCCCGGAACATGGCGCGGCGCTTGTTCAGCGTCTCCTCCCACTCCAGCGCCGGCACCGAGTCGGCGACGATGCCGGCGCCGGCCTGCACGTGCAGCTCGCCGTCCTTGATCACCGCGGTACGGATGGCGATGGCGGTGTCCATGTTGCCATTCCACGCCAGGTAGCCCACGGCGCCGCCGTAGACGCCGCGCTTGACCGGCTCCAGCTCGTCGATGATCTCCATGGCGCGGATCTTCGGCGCCCCGGACAGGGTGCCGGCCGGGAGGATGGCGCGCAGCGCGTCCATGGCGCTCATGCCGTCCTGCAGCTGGCCGGTGACGTTGGAGACGATGTGCATGACGTTGGAATAGCGCTCGATCACCATCTTCTCGGTGAGCCTGACGCTGCCGGTGCTGGAGACCCGGCCGACGTCGTTGCGCCCCAGGTCGATCAGCATCAGGTGCTCGGCCAGCTCCTTGGCGTCGGACAGCAGGTCCTCCTCGAGGGCCCGATCGGCCTCGTCGGTCGCCCCGCGCGGGCGGGTGCCGGCGATCGGCCGCACCGTCACCAGGTTGTCCTCGACCCGCACCAGCACCTCGGGCGAGGAGCCGACCACGTGGAAGTCGCCGAAGTTGAAGAAGTACATGTAGGGCGTCGGGTTGATGCAGCGCAGCGCGCGGTACAGGTCGATCGGCGCGGCCTTGAAGGGGATCGACATGCGCTGGGAGATCACCACCTGCATGCAGTCGCCGGCGAGGATGTAGTCCTTGATCGCACCGACCGCACGCTCGTAATCCTCGCGACTGTAGCTGGAGCGGAAGGCCGGCTCGGCGCCGAGCGGGGCGTTGAGGTCGACCCCCAGGCGCGGGGCGATCGGCTGGCGCAGCTTGTGCAGGATGGCCTGCAGCTGGGCCTGGGCCTGCTCGAAGGCGCCGGCCTGCTGCGGGTCGGCGAGGACGATGGCGTGCATCTTGCCCGCCAGGTTGTCGAACACCACCACGGCGTCGGAGACCATCAGCAGGATGTCCGGCGTGCCCAGGGGGTCGGGATTGACGCCGCCGGCCAGCTTGGCCTCGACGTAGCGCACGCTGTCGTAGCCGAAATAGCCCACCAGGCCGCCGTTGAAACGCGGCAGCCCCGCCAGGGTCGGCACCTTGTAGCGGCCCTGGAACTGCTCGACGAAGGCCAGCGGGTCGGCGCACTCGTGGTGCTCGGTTTCGACCCCGTCGACGCTGATGCGCACATCCCGGCCATGCACGCGCAGCACGGTGCGCGCCGGCAGGCCGATGATCGAGTAACGCCCCCACTTCTCGCCGCCCTGCACGGACTCGAGCAGGTAGGTGTTGGCCCGATCGGCCAGTTTCAGGTAGATCGACAGCGGCGTGTCGAAGTCGACCAGGGTTTCGCAGGCAAGCGGAATACGGTTATAGCCGGCAGCGGCCAAACGCAGGAATTCTTCGCGGGTCATGATCAGCCTCGTGGCTTGAGGTAGTACGGTCGTGTGCAAACGTGCCGCCGAGGCGGCCGGGATCGGCTCAGGGGCGCCAGCGCCAGCGGGCCAGGGCCTTGATGATTTTCATCCCGGCTCGGGCGAGCCAGAGTCTGCAGGTAACCACCACGGGGATCTCTTGGGGCGGGGATCGAAGTCCGGCCACACTAGCGCAGGCGCCAGGCCGAATCAACCCGAACGCCCGGCGCTCAGCAGCTGGCGGATGCCGGCGCGGCCGCCGCCAACAGCTGGCGCAGATCGTCCAGCACCCGCAGCGGCCCCTCCTCGGCGATCGGCCGGCCATGGTTGTAACCGTAGCTCAGCGCCACGCAGGGCACCTCGGCCGCCCTGGCCGCCAGCACATCGTTGCGCGAGTCACCGACGAACAGGGCCCGGCGCGCCTCGACCCTGGCCAGACGCAACACATGCAACAGAGCGGCCGGATCGGGTTTCTGCTGGGGCAGGGTGTCGCCGCCGACTATCCAGCGGAAATAGCTGCCCAGGCCCTTCTCGTCCAGCAGCGGCGCGACGAAGCGCTCCGGCTTGTTGGTGACGATGGCCAGGGGGATATCCCGCTCGCGCAGCCAGTCGAGGGTTTCTACCACCCCGGGATAGACCCGGGTCAGCGCATGGCTCTCGGCATAGGCGGCCATGAACAGCGCCAGCGCCTGCTCCGCCTCCGCCTCGCCGACCCGCTCGTGCTGCAGGCCGCCGGCCAGGGCGCGGCGCACCAGCACCCGGGCGCCATTACCGACCCAGTCGCGCACCCGCGCGAGGCCGGCCGGGGCACGGCCCAGGCCGAGCAGGACCTGGTCCACGGCGGCGGCCAGGTCCGGCACCGAGTCCACCAGGGTGCCGTCCAGGTCGAACATCACCAGCTCCGGCAGGTCGCCGGCGAACAGCTGGCGCAGGACCATCAGCCGCGCACCTGGGCGAGTTGCGCGCGCATGGCGTCGATCACCGCCTTGTAGTCCGGCTGGCTGAAGATCGCCGAGCCGGCGACGAAGGTGTCGGCACCCGCCGCGGCGATCTCGCGGATGTTCTGCACGTTGACCCCGCCGTCGATCTCCAGGCGGATCGCACGACCGCTGGCATCGATCAGCGCCCGCGCCTCGCGCAGCTTGTCGAGGGTGCCGGGAATGAACTTCTGCCCACCGAAGCCGGGGTTGACGCTCATCAGCAGGATCATGTCGACCTTGTCCAGCACGTGCCTGAGGCAGTCCAGCGGCGTCGCCGGGTTGAACACCAGGCCGGCCTTGGCGCCGCCGTCGCGGATCAGCTGCAGCGAACGGTCGATGTGCTCGGATGCCTCGGGATGGAAGGTGATGTAGCTGGCTCCCGCCTCGACGAAGTCGCCGATGATGCGATCCACCGGCTTAACCATCAGGTGGGCGTCGATCGGCGCGGTGATGCCGTACTTGCGCAGCGCCGCGCAGACCATGGGGCCGATGGTCAGGTTCGGCACATAGTGGTTGTCCATCACGTCGAAGTGGACGATGTCGGCGCCGGCGGCGAGGACGCTGTCCACTTCCTCGCCCAGGCGGGCGAAGTCGGCGGAAAGGATCGACGGGGCGATGGCGAAGGGTTGCATGGCGCACCTCAGGGCATACACGAAAGGCGCGCATTGTAGCAGCCCGGGCCGTCACCGAAAGCCGCACTCGGCGCCTGACAAGCCCCCTGCAAACCGCTAGGCTGAGCGCCTCCCCCTCACCGGAGACGCCCCATGCCCCTGCGCCCCGCCAGCCTCGCGCTCAGCCTGCTCCTGCTCGGCCCCCACGCCCAAGGCGCCGAGCAGGCGGACGCGAACGCCGAGGCCGCAGCCGTGCCGCCCCAGGAGACCCGCGCGCCTCTTCTCGAGCGCAGCCAGGCCGACGCCCGGGCCCTCGAGCGCCAATTGCCGGAACCGCAGCAGCAGCACCTGGAGGCCGATGGCGAGGCGTTTCTCGCCCTCTGGCGGCCGGCCCACACCGACGCGCCACAGGGCACGGTGATCCTGCTGCCGGGCGCCGGCGAGAGCGCCGATTGGCCGCGCAGCGTCGGCCCGCTGCGGCGCAAGCTGCCGGCCAGCGGCTGGCACAGCCTGAGCCTGAGCCTGCCCGACGCCCCGAGCGATGCGGCGGCGCGGCGCGAGCCGGGCGAGCCCGCACAGGACGACACGCCGGCGGACGTCCCTGCGGCCGGCGCCGGCGACAACGCGCCCCTGGCGGCCACCCCCGCCGCCGAGCTCGGCAGTGCCGAAGCGGGCGCTGCCGCACCCACGCCGACAGCCGCGAGCGCGCCGCGCCAGGGCCATGCGGTGCGGGTGCTGGCGCGCATCGACGCGGCCGTCGCCTTCGCCGAGCGGCAACAGGCGCAGCCCGTCGTCCTCCTCGGCCACGGCAGCGGCGCCTACTGGGCCGCGCGCTACCTGGCCGAGCGCCGGCCGGCACAGATCCGCCACCTGCTGCTGGTAGCCGCCGCGCAGCCGCCGGGGCTCAGCCCCGGCCTGGAGGAGCTGATAGCCGACCCGCAACCGGCCACCGGTGACTTCTACTACCGGAACCAGGCGCGTGACCGCGATGCCGCGCACGCACGCCTGCTCGCGGGCCAGCGCCAAAGCCACCCGGCCTACAGCCAGGTTGCCCTGGACGTCCTGCCCGGCAATCCCGCCATCGAGCAGGAGCAGCTGTTCCGCCGCCTGCGCGGCTGGCTCGAGCGCCAGCGGCAAGGCGACTCGCGCGCCTCGCAGGCGAGCGGGCGCCGCTAGCGGAAGCCGCGGCGCTGGCGGATCAGCCCGTAGGCCTGACGCAGTTCACGGGTCCGCTCCGTGGCCTCCAGCAGCTGCTCGGCCGTCGCCCCGCTACCAGCCAGCTTGTCCGGGTGGTGACGACTGAGCAGGCGCCGGTACGCATGCTTGATCTGCGCCGGCTCGCTGTCGGCGGTCACGCCGAGCAGGCGCAACGCCGCCTGGTAGCTGCCGCCCTGGGCCGAGGGCAGCGGCCCCGAACGGGGCGCATAGGCGGCGCTCAGCGCCTCCTGGGTCGCGCCGGAAACCTCCAGCCACTTGCCCCACAACAGGATCAGCTCGCGCTCGGCCTGACTGACCCGGCCATCCACCCAGGCCATGCGCCAGCAGGCGCGCAACAGGGCCTCGCCACGCCCCCGCTGCCGACGCAACGGCGCCCGCAGATTGTCGCGCCCGGTCTTGCCGCGGGCGAAGGCATCGATCGCCCGCCGCTGCGCATCCCGGTCCAGGCCCAGGCGCTTCATCTCCGCCCGGGCTTGGTCGATATGGGCCTGCAACACCGTGCCGCCGCTCTTGGCCAGGCGCCCGAGCAGGATGAACAGCAGCACCTCGTCCCCCGGCAGCGGCGCGCCGCCGAGCCGTTCACGCAATTCGGCCCAGCCGTGCAGGCGCAGGCGCCGGTCCGCCGCCTGGCCGAGCAGGCCGCCGAGCAGGGCGCCGGGAATGCTGGCCACGGACCAGCCGGCGACGGCTCCCAGCAGGGTCAGGGGCCAGAGCATGTCAACGACTCTGCGCGAGCAGCCGTTCGGCTTCGGCCAGGCGCTCGTGGCTGCCGACATCGACCCAGCGACCGGCGAAGCGCTCCCCGCTCACCTGCCCCGCGGCCATGGCGCCACGCAGCAGCGGCGCCAGCTTGAAGGCGCCCGGCTGGCAGCCGGCGAACAACGCCGGCGACAGCACGGCGATGCCGCTGTAGGTCAGGCTAGGCTGGCCTACAGCGGCATCGCCTACGCGCCCATGCGCCAGGCAGAAGTCGCCCACGGGGTGATGCCGCGGATTGTCCACCAGCACCAGGTGCGCCAGCCCGGCCAGCGGGCGCCCGAGCTCGGCGAAGGGGTAGTCGGTGAGGATATCGCCGTTGACCACCAAGAAGGGTTCGTCGCCGAGCAGGGGCAGCGCCCGGAAGATGCCGCCGCCGGTCTCCAGGGGCTCGCCCTCGGCGGAATAGCGCAGGCTCAGACCGAACTGCGCGCCGTCGCCCAGGTGCGCCTCGATCTGCTGGCCCAGCCAGGCATGGTTGATCACCACCTCGGAAAAGCCGGCACCGGCCAGGGCCCGCAGGTGATGCTCGATCAGCGGCACGCCGGCGACCCGCACCAGCGGCTTGGGCGTGTGCAGGGTCAGGGGACGCAGGCGCTCGCCCTTGCCGGCGGCGAGGATCATCGCCCTCATTCCGGCACCGCTGCGGGCTGCGGCAGGTCGGCGAGCAGCTCGCCCAGCTCGGCCAGTTCGGGACGCCGCGCCAGCACGGCCTGGATATAGGCGAAGAAGCGCGGCACGTCCTCCAGGTAGCGGGGCTTGCCGTCGCGGTGACAGATGCGCGCGAAGATGCCGATCACCTTGAGGTGACGCTGCACGCCCATCAGGTCGCTGGCGCGCAGGAAGTCCTCGAACTCGGCCTGCACCGGGATGGCGGCGGCCCGGGCCCGGCGCCAGTAGTCCTGCAGCCAGCCACGCACCCGCGCCTCGGGCCAGCTGAGGAAGGCATCCTTGAACAGGCAGGTGACGTCATAGGTCACCGGCCCGTACACCGCGTCCTGGAAATCCAGCACCCCGGGATTGCGTTCGCTGAGCATCAGGTTGCGCGGCATGTAGTCGCGATGCACCAGCACCCGGGGCTGGGCCAGGGCACTGTCGATCAGCAGGGCGCAGGTACGCTGCCAGGCGGCCTGCTGGGCCGCGCTCAATTCGAGCCCGAGGTGCCGGCGCAGGTACCAGTCCGGAAACAGCTGCAACTCGCGCAGCAGCAGGGCCTCGTCGTAGCCCGGCAACTGGCCATCCAGCGGCAGGCGCTGCAACGCCAGCAGGGCCTCGAGCGCGTCGTCCATCAGGCGATCGGCGTCCTCCGTCTCGATCACCTCCAGGTAGGTCTGCCGCCCCAGGTCGTTGAGCAGCAGGAAGCCGCGCTCCAGATCCGCCGCCAGTATCTGCGGCACATTGACCCCGGCGCCGGCGAGCAGCCCGGCCACCTTGACGAAGGGCCGGCAGTCCTCCCGGGGCGGTGGCGCGTCCATGACGATCAGGCTGCGCTCGCCCGCCTGCCAGCGGAAATAACGGCGAAAGCTGGCGTCGCTGCTGGCGGCAGTCAGGGTCGCGGCCGGTACCGCGCCCCAGCCCCGCTCGGCGAATACCGCGGGCAGCTGCTGGTCGAGCCAGGCATCGAGGAGTTGCAGGCGTACATCTTGTTCAGGCATTACAGGGGTCTCCGACGGCGCTAGCCGTTGCGCGGGTCATGCTTTATTATCCAGCATCTTTTTCAGCCCATCGAGAGGCGTGCGGCCCCTGGGCCGATGGCGCGCAGGAAGCCCGGAAAAACAAGATGGCAGTAAAATTCCCCGCGGTTCGTAAAAAATTCCCACTTCTGGTCACAGGCGGTCTTCTAGCCCTTCAACCCGTCGCTGGTCAATTCGCATTTGCCGCAGAGCAGTTCGACTGTCAGGCATCCGCCAGCGGCGGCTGGGCCTGCGCGCCGAAGAGCAGCCCCGCCGCCCTGCCGGCACGCCCGGTCCACAGCGGCTCGGCGATCAGCGCCGGCACCAGCGCCGGGCGCGACGACAAGGCGGCGCGCACCACCCTGGTGACCGAGAGCGGCGGCAGGGCCCTGGCCTCGCGCAGCGCCGACTACAGCCACCTGGACTGGGTGCCCCGCGAGCAACTGAACGCTGCCCAACTGGCCGAGATGGCCCCCTACTGCGCCGGAGCCTATGTCGAGCCGAGCCGTCCGGGGATGGACGACAAGACGCCAATGGACGAGGCACCGCTGTTCGTCTCCGCCAAGGCTTCGCGCTACGAGCAGCAGGAGCAGGTCGCCACCCTGGCCGGCGATGTCGTACTGCGTCAGGCCGGCATGCAGGTGGAGGCCGACGAGGCCAGCCTGCACCAGGCCGAGAGTCGCGGCGAACTGATCGGCAACGTGCGCCTGCGTGACCAGGGCATGCTGGTGGTCGGCGACCGCGCCGAGCTGCAACTGGACAGCGGCGAGGCCCGGGTCGACAACGCCGAGTACGTGCTGCACAAGAGCCACACCCGCGGCAGCGCGCTCTATGCCAAGCGCGAAGAGAGCGCGATCATTCGCCTGAAGGACGGCACCTACACCAGTTGCGAGCCAGGCAGCAACACCTGGCACCTGAGGGGCAACAACATCACCCTGAACCCGGCCACCGGCTTCGGCACCGCGACCAACGTCACCCTGCGGGTGAAGGACATCCCGGTCTTCTACACGCCCTATATCTATTTCCCGATCGACGATCGGCGCCAGTCCGGCTTCCTGCCGCCGAGCATCGGCAGCTCCAGCGACAACGGCGTGACCCTGCAGACGCCTTACTACTTCAACCTGGCGCCGAACTACGACGCCACCCTGTACCCGACCTACATGAGCGACCGCGGCCTGCTCATGGAAGGCGAGTTCCGCTACCTGACCAGGAGCAGCGAAGGCCAGTTCGGCGCGGCCTACCTCGACGACAGCAACGACGACCGCAAGCTGCAGTCCGAATACGAAGACCAGCGCTGGCTGTACAGCTGGCAGCACCGCGGCGGCCTCGACTCGCGACTGCTGGCCGAGGTCGACTACACCGACATCAGCGACCCCTACTACTTCCAGGACCTGGACACCGACCTGGGCATCGAGACCACCGCCTACGTCAACCAGCGTGGCACCCTGACCTATCGCGGCGACAGCTACACCGCCAGGCTCAATGCCCACGCCTACGAACTGGCCAATATCACCGACATCACCCCCTACGACCGCCTGCCGCAGATCACCCTGGACGGCAAGTTGCCCGTCCACCCGGGCGGCCTGGACTTCAGCTACGGCAGCGAGCTGGTGCGCTTCGATCGCGACCTACGCTCGGGCAGCTTCATCAACGAGGATGGCGTCGCCGAACAGCTCTGGTACGACGCCCGCCTGCGCGGCCTGGCACGGGCCAACGGCAACCGCCTGCACCTCGAGCCGGGCGTCAGCCTGCCGCTGGACTGGAGCTGGGGCTTCCTCAAGCCGCAGGTCAAGTACCTGCACACCAACTACGACCTGAGCCTCGACCAGCAAGGCAAGAACACCCTGCTCGCCGAGCAGGAGTTCAAGGGCAGCCAGGACCGTGGCGTCGGCCTGTTCAGCGTCGACAGCGGCCTGTACTTCGACCGCGACAGCCAGTGGTTCGGCAAGGCCTTCCGCCAGACCCTGGAACCGCGCCTGTTCTACCTCTACGTGCCCGAGGAAGACCAGACCGATATCCCGGTGTTCGACACCGGCGAGAGCACCTTCAGCTACTCCTCGCTGTGGCGCGAGAACCGCTTCTCCGGCAAGGACCGCATCGGCGACGAAAACAAGCTGTCGCTGGGCGTGACCAACCGCTGGATCGAGCCCAACGGCTTCGAGCGCCAGCGCTTCAGCATCGGCCAGGCCTACTACTTCGCCGACCGCAAGGTGCAGCTGCCGGGCATCGACTACCGCACCCGCGCCGACGCCCAGGCCTCGCAGTCGCCCTACGCCCTGGAATACCTGTACCGTTTCAACCGCGACTGGCGCCTGTCCGCGGACTTCAACTGGGACCCGGACAGCCACCGCACCCGTTCGGGCAGCACGATGTTCCACTACCAGCCGGAAGACAATCCGAACAAGGTGATCAACGCCGGCTACCGCTACCGCAACGACACCGTGCGCTACGACCAGGCCAGCGGCAACTGGGTGGTAGGCGGCGGCGACTATGGCACGCCCGGTACGGCCAACTTCATCGAGGACTACTACAAGATCAGCCAGCACGACTTCTCGGTGATCTGGCCGATCGTGCCGCAATGGAGCGTGATTTCCCGCTGGCAGTACGACTACGCCCGCAACCGCACCCTCGAGGCCTTCGGCGGTTTCGAGTACGACAGCTGCTGCTGGAAGCTGCGCCTGATCAATCGCTACTGGATCGACTACGACGAAGTCAGCCTCAACCCCTCGCTGAACGACGAAGCCGACACCGGCATCTTCCTGCAGATCGTCCTCAAGGGCCTGGGCGGCGTGACGGGCAACAAGGTCGAGACTTTCCTCGACCAAGGCATTCAAGGTTATCGTGAACGTGAAGACCAAGCTTACTGACTGCGTGCGCCCGCTGCTGCTGGGCGCGCTGTTCCTCGGCACTGCGGCGCAGGCCGAGGTCAAACCCCTGGACCGCGTGGTGGCGATCGTCGACAACGACGTGATCATGCAGAGCCAGCTAGACGCCCGGGTCCGCGAAGTCCAGCAGACCATCGCCAAGCGCGGCGCCGCCGTGCCGTCGGAGAACGTGCTGGATGACCAGGTACTCGAACGCCTGATCATCGAGAACATCCAGCTGCAGATCGGCGACCGCTCCGGCATCCGCATCACCGACGAGGAGCTCAACCAGGCCCTCGGCACCATCGCCCAGCGCAACGGCATGAGCCTCGAGCAGTTCCGCGCCGCCCTGGCGCAGGACGGCCTGTCCTACGCCGACGCCCGCGACCAGGTACGCCGCGAGATGATCATCAGCCGCGTGCGCCAGCGCCGCGTGGCCGAGCGCATCCAGGTGACCGACCAGGAAGTGCAGAACTTCCTCGCCTCCGACCTCGGCAAGCTGCAGCTGTCGGAGGAGTTCCGCCTGGCCAATATCCTCATCCCGGTCCCCGAGGCCGCCTCCCCCAGCACCATCCAGGCGGCGGAGCGTCAGGCCCAGGACATCTACCAGCAGCTGCAACAAGGCGCCGACTTCGCCCAGCTGGCCATCGCCCGCTCGGCCAGCGAGACCGCCCTCGAGGGCGGCGAGATGGGCTGGCGCAAGGCGGCCCAGCTGCCGCCGCCGTTCGATGCCATGCTCGGCGCCCTGGGCGTCGGCGAAGTGACCCAGCCGATGCGCACCCCGGGCGGCTTCATCATGCTCAAGCTGCTGGAGAAGCGCGGCGGCGGCGCCCAGGTGCGCGACGAGGTCAACGTCCGCCATATCCTGATCAAGCCCAGCGAGATTCGCAGCGAAGCGGAAACCAAGCGCCTGATCGAACGCCTGCATCAGCGCATCCAGGCCGGCGAAGACTTCGCCGAGCTGGCGAAAAGCTTCTCCGAAGACCCGGGCTCGGCGCTCAACGGCGGCAGCCTCAGCTGGATCGACCCCGGCGTGCTGGTACCGGAGTTCCGCGAGGTGATGAGCAACACCGCCAGCGGCGAGCTGTCCAAACCGTTCCAGAGCCCCTACGGCTGGCACGTGCTGCAGGTCATGGGCCGGCGCGCCACCGACAGCAGCGCCGAGTTCCGCGAGCAGCAGGCGCTGAACCTGTTGCGCAACCGCAAGTACGACGAGGAGCTGCAGACCTGGCTACGGCAGATCCGCGACGAAGCCTACGTCGAGACCAAGCTCTAAGGCCCCTCGGCAAGGCCGATCGAGCCCGGCGCCTGCCCCGCAGCGCCGGGCTTTTTTGTTTCCAGACGGCTCCGGCTTAAGATAGGCGCCAGCCCAGCCCGACTCCCGGACACTGAGAAACCGCCCATGACCGCACCGCAGCTTTTCGCATTGACCCCCGGCGAGCCGGCCGGCATCGGCCCCGACCTGTGCCTGCTGCTCGCCCGGCAGGCACAGCCGAAGCCCCTGATCGCCATCGCCAGCGGCGAACTGCTCGCCGCCCGCGCCGCCCAGCTGGGCATCGCCATCGAGCTGATCGCCGTCGGTCCGGGCGCCTGGCCCGACTCCGCCAGCGCCGCCGGCAGCCTGTATGTCTGGGACACGCCGCTGGCCGCCCCGGTCGTAGCCGGGCAGCTGAACCCTGACAACGCCGCCTATGTCCTGGAAACCCTGGACCGCGCCGGCCGCGGCTGCCTCGCCGGGCACTTCGCCGGGATGATCACCGCCCCCGTGCACAAGGGCGTGATCAACCAGGCCGGCATCCCCTTCTCCGGCCACACCGAGTTTCTCGCCGAACTCACCGGCACCGAACAGGTGGTGATGATGCTCGCCACCCGCGGCCTGCGCGTGGCCCTGGTGACCACCCACCTGCCGCTCAAGGACGTCGCCGCCGCCATCACCGCCGAACGCCTGGCCCGCGTCGCGCGCATCCTCGATCACGACCTGCGCAGCAAGTTCGGCATCGCCCAGCCACGCGTGCTGGTCTGCGGCCTCAACCCCCACGCCGGCGAAGGCGGCCACCTGGGCCGCGAGGAGATCGAGGTGATCGAGCCGACGCTGGAGCGCCTGCGCGGCGAGGGCCTGCAACTGATCGGCCCGCTGCCGGCCGACACCCTGTTCACCCCCAAGCATCTCGACCACTGCGACGCGGTGCTGGCGATGTATCACGATCAGGGCTTGCCGGTTCTCAAGTTCAAGGGCTTCGGCGCCGC encodes:
- a CDS encoding aminodeoxychorismate/anthranilate synthase component II, whose protein sequence is MLLMIDNYDSFTYNVVQYLGELGADVHVIRNDELSVAEIAALKPERIVVSPGPCTPTEAGVSLAVIEHFAGKLPILGVCLGHQSIGQAFGGQVVRARQVMHGKTSPVFHAHQGVFAGLNMPLTVTRYHSLVVKHDSLPDCLEVTAWTQHEDGSRDEIMGLRHRTLNIEGVQFHPESILTEQGHELFANFLKQQGGVRQ
- the trpE gene encoding anthranilate synthase component I gives rise to the protein MTREEFLRLAAAGYNRIPLACETLVDFDTPLSIYLKLADRANTYLLESVQGGEKWGRYSIIGLPARTVLRVHGRDVRISVDGVETEHHECADPLAFVEQFQGRYKVPTLAGLPRFNGGLVGYFGYDSVRYVEAKLAGGVNPDPLGTPDILLMVSDAVVVFDNLAGKMHAIVLADPQQAGAFEQAQAQLQAILHKLRQPIAPRLGVDLNAPLGAEPAFRSSYSREDYERAVGAIKDYILAGDCMQVVISQRMSIPFKAAPIDLYRALRCINPTPYMYFFNFGDFHVVGSSPEVLVRVEDNLVTVRPIAGTRPRGATDEADRALEEDLLSDAKELAEHLMLIDLGRNDVGRVSSTGSVRLTEKMVIERYSNVMHIVSNVTGQLQDGMSAMDALRAILPAGTLSGAPKIRAMEIIDELEPVKRGVYGGAVGYLAWNGNMDTAIAIRTAVIKDGELHVQAGAGIVADSVPALEWEETLNKRRAMFRAVALAEQTSE
- a CDS encoding phosphoglycolate phosphatase; translated protein: MVLRQLFAGDLPELVMFDLDGTLVDSVPDLAAAVDQVLLGLGRAPAGLARVRDWVGNGARVLVRRALAGGLQHERVGEAEAEQALALFMAAYAESHALTRVYPGVVETLDWLRERDIPLAIVTNKPERFVAPLLDEKGLGSYFRWIVGGDTLPQQKPDPAALLHVLRLARVEARRALFVGDSRNDVLAARAAEVPCVALSYGYNHGRPIAEEGPLRVLDDLRQLLAAAAPASASC
- the rpe gene encoding ribulose-phosphate 3-epimerase, whose translation is MQPFAIAPSILSADFARLGEEVDSVLAAGADIVHFDVMDNHYVPNLTIGPMVCAALRKYGITAPIDAHLMVKPVDRIIGDFVEAGASYITFHPEASEHIDRSLQLIRDGGAKAGLVFNPATPLDCLRHVLDKVDMILLMSVNPGFGGQKFIPGTLDKLREARALIDASGRAIRLEIDGGVNVQNIREIAAAGADTFVAGSAIFSQPDYKAVIDAMRAQLAQVRG
- a CDS encoding alpha/beta hydrolase family protein, with the translated sequence MPLRPASLALSLLLLGPHAQGAEQADANAEAAAVPPQETRAPLLERSQADARALERQLPEPQQQHLEADGEAFLALWRPAHTDAPQGTVILLPGAGESADWPRSVGPLRRKLPASGWHSLSLSLPDAPSDAAARREPGEPAQDDTPADVPAAGAGDNAPLAATPAAELGSAEAGAAAPTPTAASAPRQGHAVRVLARIDAAVAFAERQQAQPVVLLGHGSGAYWAARYLAERRPAQIRHLLLVAAAQPPGLSPGLEELIADPQPATGDFYYRNQARDRDAAHARLLAGQRQSHPAYSQVALDVLPGNPAIEQEQLFRRLRGWLERQRQGDSRASQASGRR
- a CDS encoding DnaJ domain-containing protein; the encoded protein is MLWPLTLLGAVAGWSVASIPGALLGGLLGQAADRRLRLHGWAELRERLGGAPLPGDEVLLFILLGRLAKSGGTVLQAHIDQARAEMKRLGLDRDAQRRAIDAFARGKTGRDNLRAPLRRQRGRGEALLRACWRMAWVDGRVSQAERELILLWGKWLEVSGATQEALSAAYAPRSGPLPSAQGGSYQAALRLLGVTADSEPAQIKHAYRRLLSRHHPDKLAGSGATAEQLLEATERTRELRQAYGLIRQRRGFR
- the murU gene encoding N-acetylmuramate alpha-1-phosphate uridylyltransferase MurU; translated protein: MRAMILAAGKGERLRPLTLHTPKPLVRVAGVPLIEHHLRALAGAGFSEVVINHAWLGQQIEAHLGDGAQFGLSLRYSAEGEPLETGGGIFRALPLLGDEPFLVVNGDILTDYPFAELGRPLAGLAHLVLVDNPRHHPVGDFCLAHGRVGDAAVGQPSLTYSGIAVLSPALFAGCQPGAFKLAPLLRGAMAAGQVSGERFAGRWVDVGSHERLAEAERLLAQSR
- a CDS encoding aminoglycoside phosphotransferase family protein gives rise to the protein MPEQDVRLQLLDAWLDQQLPAVFAERGWGAVPAATLTAASSDASFRRYFRWQAGERSLIVMDAPPPREDCRPFVKVAGLLAGAGVNVPQILAADLERGFLLLNDLGRQTYLEVIETEDADRLMDDALEALLALQRLPLDGQLPGYDEALLLRELQLFPDWYLRRHLGLELSAAQQAAWQRTCALLIDSALAQPRVLVHRDYMPRNLMLSERNPGVLDFQDAVYGPVTYDVTCLFKDAFLSWPEARVRGWLQDYWRRARAAAIPVQAEFEDFLRASDLMGVQRHLKVIGIFARICHRDGKPRYLEDVPRFFAYIQAVLARRPELAELGELLADLPQPAAVPE